The Limisphaerales bacterium genome includes a region encoding these proteins:
- a CDS encoding PSD1 domain-containing protein, producing MNSIRQAMVLCLAASCAWAAPVEFNRDVRAILSKNCFSCHGQDAKKRKGKLRLDTADGAFASKNGAAAIVPGNVSESELWARINSTDSDEVMPPLKTKKFLTLEEKQTLKTWIEQGAKYEEHWAFIAPKKPAAPKGAPNPIDAFLQQRLTREGLKPAPLATPETLVRRVFLDLTGLPPTPKEVDAFLADKSPDKLERLISGLMKRPAYGEHMARYWLDLARYADTHGLHLDNERSMWPYRDWVVRAFNQNIKFDDFTRWQLAGDLLPEPTLDQKIASGFNRCNVSTSEGGSIGEEWIYRYAVDRTSTAVEVWMGLTAGCAVCHDHKFDPLSTKEFYSMYSFFHSAADPAMDGNKKDTPPILRVPRPGDQEKLAALEKKIEAMEKRISEAALKVAYIDPAQLDVPPSPIVKENVWIEDAVPAKGAAQGNTPWKFVSNPEPVFSGSKATVREAAGLSQHFFTGANPPLIVEKGMKLFAHVYLDTLNPPKQIMLQFNDGTWEHRAYWGENKIEWGTDKSVSRQRLGDLPEVGKWVRLEVDAAKVGLKPGAKLNGWAFTQFAGKVYWDKAGVASVTDPVGDPAFSWTTWKAQPENVRKKDLPDAVWRRLRGKTPDKWTEAEQKEAFLLWVERVYANPPKALADLKNEKAALAGEMEAISKNTAITFVMADLPKPRQSYVMVRGQYNVRGEKVSRNVPAFLPSLPAKPKDRDYNRLDFANWLVSGQHPLTARVAVNRMWQQFFGTGLVKTSADFGTQGDLPSHPELLDWLAVQFVEDDWDMQRLITRLLTSHAYRQRSAVTPALLEKDPENRLLARGPRHRLDAEVLRDQVLSLSGLMVPTLGGRGVNPYQPPNIWEPVGFASSNTRNYKQGTGDELYRRSIYTFLKRTAPPPFMSSFDGPNREQSCAARGRSNTPMQALQLMNDVQHVEAARNLAQRILKEGGEDADARVRWAWRVATARHPAAAETQIITNVLAGHRARFAKDTEAAKQLIAFGESKADPELAPVDLAAWTLVANLLLNLDEVVNKN from the coding sequence ATGAACAGTATTAGACAGGCGATGGTTTTGTGCTTGGCGGCGAGCTGCGCGTGGGCCGCACCGGTGGAGTTTAACCGCGATGTGCGGGCGATTTTGTCGAAAAACTGTTTCTCGTGTCACGGGCAGGATGCGAAGAAGCGGAAGGGTAAGCTGCGGCTGGACACTGCGGACGGCGCGTTTGCATCCAAAAATGGAGCGGCAGCGATTGTGCCGGGGAATGTTTCGGAAAGTGAATTGTGGGCGCGGATTAATTCAACGGATTCGGATGAAGTGATGCCGCCGCTGAAAACGAAAAAATTCCTCACGCTCGAAGAGAAACAAACGCTCAAAACATGGATCGAGCAGGGGGCCAAGTACGAGGAGCACTGGGCTTTCATTGCGCCGAAGAAACCGGCGGCACCGAAAGGCGCGCCGAATCCGATTGATGCATTTTTGCAACAGCGTCTGACTCGGGAAGGTCTGAAACCCGCGCCCTTGGCCACGCCGGAGACGTTGGTGCGGCGCGTGTTTTTGGATCTGACGGGATTGCCGCCCACGCCCAAGGAGGTTGATGCTTTTCTCGCAGACAAATCGCCGGACAAGCTGGAGCGGTTGATCAGCGGTCTCATGAAGCGGCCGGCTTATGGCGAGCACATGGCGCGGTATTGGCTCGACCTCGCGCGGTATGCGGACACGCACGGGCTGCACCTCGACAACGAACGGTCCATGTGGCCGTACCGCGATTGGGTGGTGCGGGCGTTCAATCAGAACATCAAGTTCGATGATTTTACGCGCTGGCAGTTGGCCGGGGATTTGTTGCCGGAACCGACGTTGGACCAGAAGATTGCCTCGGGCTTCAACCGCTGCAATGTAAGCACCAGCGAGGGCGGAAGCATCGGGGAGGAATGGATTTACCGGTACGCGGTCGATCGCACCTCAACGGCGGTGGAGGTGTGGATGGGTCTCACGGCTGGTTGCGCGGTGTGCCACGATCACAAGTTTGATCCACTTTCGACCAAGGAATTTTACTCGATGTACTCCTTCTTCCACAGTGCGGCCGATCCGGCGATGGACGGCAATAAAAAGGACACGCCGCCGATCCTGCGCGTGCCGCGTCCGGGCGATCAGGAAAAGCTCGCGGCATTGGAAAAGAAAATTGAGGCGATGGAGAAACGCATTAGCGAAGCGGCATTGAAGGTGGCTTATATTGATCCCGCGCAGCTCGACGTGCCGCCCTCGCCGATCGTCAAAGAGAATGTGTGGATCGAGGATGCCGTGCCTGCGAAAGGCGCGGCGCAGGGCAATACGCCGTGGAAATTCGTGAGCAACCCGGAGCCGGTGTTCAGCGGCAGCAAGGCGACGGTGCGCGAGGCGGCAGGGTTGAGTCAGCATTTCTTCACCGGCGCCAACCCGCCGTTGATCGTTGAGAAAGGCATGAAACTGTTCGCGCACGTGTATCTGGATACGCTCAATCCGCCCAAGCAGATCATGCTGCAATTCAATGACGGCACTTGGGAGCATCGCGCGTACTGGGGCGAAAACAAGATCGAGTGGGGCACGGACAAATCGGTCAGCCGCCAACGCCTCGGCGATCTGCCGGAGGTGGGCAAGTGGGTGCGCTTGGAGGTGGACGCCGCCAAAGTGGGGCTGAAGCCGGGCGCGAAACTGAACGGTTGGGCGTTCACACAATTCGCCGGTAAAGTGTACTGGGACAAGGCAGGCGTAGCGTCCGTCACCGATCCAGTGGGCGATCCTGCGTTCTCATGGACGACGTGGAAAGCGCAGCCGGAAAACGTCCGCAAAAAGGATTTGCCCGATGCGGTGTGGCGCCGGTTGCGCGGCAAGACACCGGACAAGTGGACGGAGGCCGAGCAGAAGGAAGCCTTCCTGTTATGGGTCGAGCGCGTGTACGCCAATCCGCCAAAGGCCTTGGCGGATTTGAAAAATGAAAAGGCCGCGCTCGCGGGCGAGATGGAGGCTATCAGCAAGAATACTGCGATCACCTTCGTGATGGCGGACCTGCCCAAGCCACGCCAGAGCTACGTGATGGTTCGCGGCCAATACAATGTCCGCGGGGAAAAGGTCAGTCGCAATGTGCCGGCTTTCCTGCCGTCGCTGCCGGCCAAGCCGAAGGATCGCGATTACAACCGGCTGGATTTCGCCAACTGGCTGGTCAGCGGTCAGCATCCGCTCACCGCGCGCGTGGCGGTGAACCGCATGTGGCAGCAGTTCTTTGGCACAGGCCTTGTGAAAACGAGCGCGGACTTTGGCACGCAGGGCGATCTTCCGAGCCATCCCGAGTTGCTCGATTGGTTGGCCGTGCAATTCGTTGAGGACGACTGGGATATGCAACGGCTGATCACGCGACTGCTCACCAGCCACGCCTACCGCCAACGCTCCGCCGTCACGCCGGCGTTGCTGGAGAAGGATCCGGAAAACCGTCTGCTGGCCCGTGGCCCGCGGCATCGGCTGGATGCCGAGGTGTTGCGCGATCAGGTGCTGAGCCTCAGTGGATTGATGGTGCCCACGCTCGGCGGACGCGGGGTGAATCCTTATCAGCCGCCCAACATCTGGGAGCCGGTCGGGTTTGCCAGTAGCAACACGCGCAACTACAAGCAGGGCACGGGCGACGAACTGTATCGCCGCAGCATCTACACCTTCCTCAAGCGCACTGCGCCGCCGCCTTTTATGTCCAGCTTTGATGGCCCGAATCGCGAGCAAAGCTGCGCCGCACGCGGCCGGAGCAACACGCCGATGCAGGCGTTGCAGCTGATGAATGATGTGCAGCATGTTGAGGCGGCGCGCAATCTGGCCCAGCGCATTCTCAAGGAAGGCGGCGAGGACGCCGATGCCCGCGTCCGCTGGGCGTGGCGCGTGGCGACGGCCCGGCATCCCGCCGCGGCAGAGACCCAGATCATCACCAACGTACTGGCTGGTCATCGCGCGCGCTTTGCCAAGGACACCGAGGCGGCGAAGCAACTCATTGCCTTTGGCGAAAGCAAGGCCGACCCCGAACTCGCGCCTGTGGATCTCGCGGCGTGGACGCTGGTGGCTAATCTCCTTTTAAACCTCGACGAGGTCGTGAACAAAAACTGA
- a CDS encoding DUF1553 domain-containing protein: protein MTKEFPYAIRRLPRCDNRSAASHPQNLWSSHLTRFGRHDILRLVKRLLAWMLLGHGLLISLTAQQPHWSLRPVTRPAVPPAKTTHAIDAFIGQRLKEARLKPSALADRRTLIRRLHFNLHGLPPTPAAVEAFVRDPDPKAYENLVDRLLASPHFGERFARHWLDIAHYADTHGFERDKLRPNAWRYRDYVIAAFNADKPYARFLQEQIAGDILWPDDPNAVMATGFLAAGPWDFVGQVETKSPILRRSARALDLDDMVTQVMSATTAMTVNCARCHDHKLDAIPQEDYYRLTAVFAGLKRGTRNISDAALAQHQTWKQAIQDKLDQALFAIGELEGRGVDLADVVGGGNGFGTGRKGIGLDARTGKVQERQFGNLGNVKPGHYAKSTTDFVDGVFVPAEGETQISSTGLKATGLPANAGKAWDMIRNGPVASQYSTTWGGVDYAQAGHSLLGLHANAGITFDLAAIRQATGLKALRFSTVVGYGGQPAPPSAEFWVLLDGKRMAHQRIGRNDAVPVKFNIPASVRFLTLISTDGGNGYSHDQISFGDPRLVPVTPRRLTEAEQQKLERLRQQAVQLEKELATLGEPPKFYGVIAEQPPVVKVLQRGNPEAPRAAATPGTLRWVEELKPDFGDHDTPEGKRRAALAKWITHPDNPLTHRVMVNRLWQWHFGRGLVETPSDFGRGGQTPSHPALLDWLAVELHAQNGSLKAIHRLILTSAAYRQVSHTDHGTATDADNRLLWRQNPRRLQAEAMRDAVLATSGKLNLKAGGPGYRDFKYTEAYAPIYQYLTPDTPDLWRRSIYRFVVRTTPHEFLTTLDCPDPANLTPKRLTTTTPLQALTLSNNPFMLKQAGYFAARLKQQAGANTADQIDQAFRLALGRPPVPSEAKAALHTVRAKGLFALCHALLNANEFAYVD, encoded by the coding sequence ATGACCAAAGAATTCCCATATGCCATACGCCGATTGCCGCGGTGTGATAACCGGTCTGCTGCATCACACCCCCAAAACCTCTGGTCGTCCCATTTGACAAGATTTGGTCGGCACGACATCCTTCGGTTGGTGAAACGACTGCTTGCATGGATGTTGCTGGGGCACGGCCTGCTGATCAGTCTGACAGCGCAGCAACCGCATTGGTCCCTGCGCCCCGTCACGCGACCGGCCGTGCCGCCGGCCAAGACGACCCACGCCATTGATGCCTTCATTGGGCAACGCCTCAAGGAGGCCCGGCTCAAGCCGTCCGCGTTGGCCGACCGGCGCACGCTGATTCGTCGGCTGCATTTTAATCTGCATGGACTGCCGCCCACACCGGCGGCCGTGGAGGCGTTTGTGCGCGATCCTGATCCCAAGGCCTACGAGAATCTCGTCGATCGTCTGCTGGCCTCGCCGCATTTCGGCGAACGCTTTGCCCGGCACTGGCTGGACATTGCCCACTACGCCGACACGCACGGCTTCGAGCGCGACAAGCTCCGGCCCAACGCCTGGCGCTATCGCGATTACGTGATCGCCGCCTTCAACGCCGATAAACCGTACGCCCGTTTTCTGCAGGAACAAATCGCCGGCGACATTCTATGGCCGGACGATCCGAATGCCGTGATGGCCACCGGCTTTCTGGCGGCCGGCCCGTGGGATTTTGTGGGTCAGGTAGAAACCAAAAGCCCCATCCTGCGCCGCAGTGCCCGTGCGCTGGATCTTGATGACATGGTTACGCAGGTGATGTCCGCTACCACGGCGATGACCGTAAACTGCGCTCGGTGCCATGACCACAAACTCGACGCCATTCCGCAGGAGGATTACTACCGACTCACCGCCGTGTTTGCCGGGTTGAAGCGCGGCACGCGCAATATCAGTGACGCCGCGCTCGCGCAGCATCAAACGTGGAAACAGGCGATTCAGGACAAGCTGGACCAGGCACTGTTTGCCATCGGCGAACTGGAAGGCCGCGGCGTGGATCTGGCCGATGTGGTTGGCGGCGGCAATGGCTTTGGGACGGGACGGAAAGGCATCGGGCTGGACGCGCGCACCGGCAAAGTGCAGGAACGCCAGTTCGGCAACCTCGGCAACGTGAAGCCGGGCCACTATGCCAAGAGCACGACCGATTTTGTGGATGGCGTATTCGTCCCGGCTGAGGGCGAAACGCAAATCAGTTCTACCGGATTAAAAGCCACCGGTCTCCCCGCCAATGCCGGCAAGGCGTGGGACATGATTCGCAACGGCCCCGTGGCCAGCCAGTACTCCACAACATGGGGCGGCGTGGACTACGCGCAAGCCGGCCATTCGCTGCTCGGCCTGCACGCCAATGCCGGCATCACTTTTGACCTCGCCGCCATTCGGCAAGCCACCGGCCTGAAGGCGCTGCGCTTCAGCACGGTAGTTGGCTATGGAGGCCAGCCCGCGCCGCCCAGCGCGGAGTTTTGGGTGTTGCTCGATGGCAAACGCATGGCGCACCAACGAATCGGCCGTAACGACGCCGTGCCGGTAAAATTCAACATCCCCGCCAGCGTGCGATTTCTCACATTGATTTCGACCGATGGCGGCAACGGTTATTCCCACGACCAAATCAGCTTCGGCGACCCTCGACTGGTGCCGGTGACTCCCCGCAGGTTGACGGAAGCCGAACAACAGAAGCTGGAACGGCTCCGCCAACAAGCCGTCCAACTGGAAAAGGAACTCGCCACCCTCGGCGAGCCGCCGAAGTTTTATGGCGTGATCGCCGAGCAACCGCCGGTTGTTAAGGTGCTGCAACGCGGCAATCCCGAGGCGCCGCGCGCAGCTGCCACGCCGGGCACGCTGCGTTGGGTGGAAGAGCTCAAGCCCGACTTCGGCGATCACGACACCCCCGAAGGCAAACGCCGTGCCGCGCTCGCCAAGTGGATCACCCATCCGGATAACCCATTGACCCACCGCGTGATGGTCAATCGCCTGTGGCAATGGCATTTCGGACGCGGCTTAGTGGAGACGCCCAGTGATTTTGGGCGCGGCGGCCAGACGCCCTCGCATCCCGCCCTGCTCGATTGGCTGGCGGTGGAGTTGCACGCACAAAACGGTTCGCTCAAGGCCATCCACCGGCTCATCCTCACCAGCGCCGCCTACCGGCAAGTGTCCCACACCGACCACGGCACGGCCACCGATGCGGATAACCGTTTGCTCTGGCGGCAAAACCCGCGCCGACTGCAGGCCGAAGCCATGCGGGATGCCGTGCTCGCCACCAGCGGCAAACTCAACCTCAAGGCCGGCGGCCCGGGCTATCGCGACTTCAAATACACCGAGGCGTACGCCCCCATTTACCAGTACCTCACGCCGGACACTCCCGACCTCTGGCGGCGCAGCATTTATCGGTTTGTCGTCCGCACCACGCCGCATGAGTTTCTCACCACGCTTGATTGCCCGGATCCCGCCAACCTCACGCCCAAGCGCCTCACCACCACCACCCCCCTGCAGGCGCTCACGCTCAGCAACAATCCGTTTATGCTCAAGCAGGCCGGTTACTTTGCCGCGCGCTTGAAACAGCAGGCCGGCGCAAATACTGCAGATCAAATCGACCAAGCCTTCCGACTGGCCCTCGGTCGTCCGCCGGTACCGTCTGAAGCCAAGGCCGCGCTGCACACGGTCCGCGCCAAGGGGCTATTCGCGCTCTGCCACGCGCTGCTCAACGCCAATGAATTCGCCTATGTCGACTAG
- a CDS encoding DUF1501 domain-containing protein yields the protein MSTSSRREFLRHLGGGFGLMALGDLLARAPQAVGHHPAKAKAVIQIFCPGGMSQVDTWDHKPELAKRTGTPFDPGGHLQFFASKPGNCQGSHWAFQKHGACGRPMSALFPRLATCVDDMAFVHSMHSKSALHGPAMFMMNSGFILPGFPSMGAWVTYGLGSEADNLPAYVVLPDPRGLPPGGVLNWGAGFLPAKQQGTPMQTAADKPPLADLFAPEAFKNHPRDHQLLTLLNRRHAQERPGNSELEARIKAYEMAAKLQMSAPEATRITGESAATQKLYQLEDADIGPFGRQCLLARRLVERGVRFVQIFCGAENTTARKIRPNWDSHEDLPRDHGYWGRVLDGGAAALLKDLKVRGLLDETLVICTTEFGRQPAAQGSKGQGRDHNAGAFTAWLAGGGIQGGTSYGATDELGWKAAVNPTYSYDFHATALHLLGIDHERLTFYHNGIERRLTDVHGHVIKELIA from the coding sequence ATGTCGACTAGCTCACGCCGAGAGTTCCTCCGCCATCTGGGTGGCGGCTTCGGCCTGATGGCGCTGGGCGATCTGTTGGCACGCGCGCCGCAAGCCGTCGGCCATCACCCCGCCAAAGCCAAGGCGGTCATCCAAATTTTTTGCCCGGGCGGCATGAGTCAGGTGGATACATGGGACCACAAACCGGAGCTAGCCAAGCGCACCGGCACCCCGTTCGATCCCGGAGGTCATTTACAATTCTTTGCGTCCAAACCCGGTAATTGTCAGGGCAGCCACTGGGCGTTCCAAAAACACGGCGCCTGCGGTCGGCCCATGAGCGCGCTTTTCCCGCGGTTGGCCACCTGCGTGGACGACATGGCCTTCGTGCATTCCATGCACAGCAAATCCGCGCTGCACGGCCCGGCGATGTTCATGATGAACAGTGGCTTCATCCTGCCCGGCTTTCCCTCGATGGGCGCGTGGGTGACGTATGGGCTCGGCAGTGAGGCGGATAACCTGCCGGCATACGTCGTCCTGCCCGATCCGCGCGGTTTGCCGCCCGGCGGGGTGCTCAATTGGGGCGCCGGTTTTCTCCCCGCCAAGCAACAAGGGACCCCCATGCAAACCGCCGCAGACAAACCGCCTTTGGCTGATTTGTTTGCGCCCGAGGCCTTCAAGAATCACCCGCGCGATCATCAACTGCTCACTCTCCTCAATCGCCGTCACGCGCAGGAGCGCCCGGGCAATTCCGAGCTGGAAGCGCGCATCAAAGCTTATGAGATGGCCGCCAAGCTGCAGATGAGCGCCCCGGAAGCCACACGCATCACCGGCGAAAGTGCGGCCACCCAAAAGCTGTATCAGCTGGAAGATGCGGACATCGGCCCCTTCGGCCGCCAATGCCTGCTGGCCCGACGGTTGGTGGAGCGCGGCGTGCGGTTCGTGCAAATTTTCTGTGGCGCGGAAAACACCACTGCGCGCAAAATCCGACCCAACTGGGACAGCCACGAGGATCTCCCGCGCGATCATGGTTACTGGGGCCGCGTCCTCGATGGCGGCGCCGCCGCGCTCCTCAAGGATCTCAAGGTGCGCGGGCTACTCGATGAAACGCTCGTGATCTGCACCACCGAATTCGGCCGCCAACCCGCCGCCCAAGGCAGTAAAGGCCAAGGCCGCGACCACAATGCCGGCGCCTTCACCGCGTGGCTGGCCGGGGGCGGCATTCAGGGAGGAACAAGCTATGGTGCCACGGATGAACTTGGCTGGAAAGCGGCGGTGAACCCCACCTACTCCTACGATTTTCACGCCACCGCACTGCACCTACTCGGCATTGATCACGAACGGCTGACGTTCTACCACAACGGCATCGAGCGCCGGCTCACCGATGTGCACGGCCACGTGATCAAGGAGTTGATCGCTTAA
- the recN gene encoding DNA repair protein RecN, whose translation MLDTLRIRNLALVTDLTLELGPGYNAISGETGAGKSILIGALNLVLGERADRTLIRAEADQCTVEANFDVAQLDAPLPRFLEEHGLEPCEENQLLLKRTFTTAGSNRQFVNGSATTLAVLKRIGEWLVDMHGPHDHQSLLHPARQLAILDAFGGLQQPRAAFTTLLQRRTEIEQAKADLVVDEATYAQQLDLLRFQVKEITGAALDPAEEENLEADYQRSSNAARLLELCQGALQLVSENEGSLLDRSGDLGRVLADLQQVDDSAAGLVELHEEARANLQELQSALTVYADRVDIDPAQLASLEERVNLAQSLKRKYGGSIEAVNTFGEEAAQKLATLESRDEELARLNAELNSLETNLIQSGQKLSAQRQKLIPKLTKAVTSHLNDLGFAQSQLDVALSSTDRPAEVKASGLDTVEFQFAPNPGEPARPLRAIASSGELARVMLALKTVLAAEDSIPVLIFDEVDANVGGETAHAVGERMRQIADQRQVLCITHLAPVAAAAQAHYVVSKAVIDGRTESNITPLNAQARVDELARMLGGQSTAARKHAEELLR comes from the coding sequence ATGTTAGACACGCTGCGAATTCGAAATCTGGCGTTGGTCACCGATCTCACACTGGAGCTCGGGCCCGGCTACAATGCCATCAGTGGCGAGACGGGCGCGGGCAAGTCGATCCTCATCGGTGCTCTCAATCTTGTGCTGGGCGAACGCGCCGATCGTACGCTCATCCGCGCCGAGGCTGATCAATGCACCGTCGAGGCCAACTTCGATGTAGCCCAACTCGATGCGCCACTGCCCAGGTTTCTGGAAGAGCACGGTTTGGAACCCTGCGAGGAAAACCAATTGCTCCTCAAACGCACGTTCACGACCGCCGGCAGCAATCGCCAGTTCGTCAATGGTAGCGCCACCACTCTGGCTGTGCTCAAGCGGATTGGCGAATGGCTGGTGGACATGCACGGACCGCACGATCATCAGTCGCTGCTGCATCCCGCGCGACAGCTTGCCATACTCGATGCCTTTGGCGGACTGCAGCAACCGCGCGCCGCCTTCACCACCCTGCTCCAGCGCCGCACCGAGATTGAGCAGGCCAAGGCCGATCTCGTGGTCGATGAGGCCACCTACGCGCAACAGCTCGATCTGCTGCGGTTTCAGGTCAAGGAAATCACCGGTGCCGCGTTGGACCCCGCCGAAGAGGAAAATCTCGAAGCCGATTACCAACGCTCCAGTAACGCCGCACGTTTGCTAGAGTTATGCCAAGGCGCCTTACAGTTGGTCAGTGAAAACGAAGGATCCCTGCTCGACCGTTCCGGTGATCTCGGCCGGGTGCTGGCCGATCTGCAGCAGGTCGATGACAGCGCTGCCGGACTGGTGGAATTGCACGAAGAAGCCCGCGCCAATTTACAGGAACTGCAAAGTGCCCTGACCGTTTATGCCGATCGCGTGGACATTGATCCCGCCCAACTCGCCTCGCTAGAGGAACGCGTCAACCTCGCGCAATCGCTCAAGCGCAAGTACGGCGGCAGCATCGAGGCGGTAAATACCTTCGGCGAAGAAGCCGCGCAGAAGCTCGCCACGCTCGAGAGCCGCGATGAGGAATTGGCGCGGCTGAATGCCGAGTTGAATTCACTTGAGACCAACCTCATCCAAAGCGGCCAAAAACTATCCGCCCAACGCCAGAAGCTCATCCCCAAGCTGACCAAGGCCGTCACCTCCCATCTCAACGACCTCGGCTTTGCCCAAAGCCAGCTCGATGTCGCGCTCAGTTCCACCGATCGCCCCGCCGAGGTCAAGGCCTCCGGGCTGGACACCGTGGAGTTTCAATTCGCGCCCAACCCCGGCGAACCTGCCCGTCCGTTGCGAGCCATTGCCTCCTCCGGCGAACTCGCCCGCGTGATGCTGGCGCTCAAGACCGTGCTCGCCGCTGAAGATTCCATTCCCGTTTTGATCTTCGACGAAGTCGACGCCAATGTCGGCGGCGAAACCGCCCATGCCGTCGGCGAACGCATGCGACAAATTGCTGACCAACGTCAAGTCCTCTGCATCACGCACCTAGCGCCGGTTGCGGCCGCGGCGCAGGCCCATTACGTCGTCAGCAAAGCCGTCATCGACGGCCGCACCGAATCCAACATCACCCCCCTCAACGCCCAAGCCCGCGTCGACGAACTCGCCCGAATGCTCGGCGGCCAATCCACCGCCGCCCGCAAGCATGCGGAGGAATTGTTGAGGTAA
- a CDS encoding DUF1501 domain-containing protein, producing MNPANEFFQLQNRRQFFQGAGLKVGGIALASMLGQRAWGAQTGAGEDMHPALPDLPHFAPKAKRLIYLHMNGAPSQIDLFDHKPRLTDHFDQDLPDSIRNGQRITTMTSGQKRFPVAPSKFKFERCGQSGIEMSELLPHMKTIADDITMIRSVHTEAINHDPACTFAMTGSEVPGKPSLGSWLSYGLGSDCQNLPAFVVFTPTVKNPSQALFTRMWSSGFLASKYDGVKLRGSGDPVLYVKNPPGVNPGDRRTMLDALGQLNQKTFERFGDPETQTRIAQYEMAFRMQSSVPDLTDLSGESKATLEMYGPNATKPGTYAHSALLTRRLMERGVRVVQILHRGWDQHGSLPAQIKNQCMDTDQPTAALMKDLKQRGLLDDTLVVFGGEFGRTVYCQGKLTRENYGRDHHPRNFCMWVAGAGIKTGITHGATDDFSYNITRDPVHLNELNATLLDRMGIDHSRFTYPFQGLDQRLTGVEEVHPIKALMA from the coding sequence ATGAATCCCGCAAACGAATTTTTCCAACTGCAGAACCGCCGGCAATTTTTCCAGGGCGCCGGCCTCAAGGTGGGCGGCATCGCGTTGGCCTCCATGCTTGGCCAACGCGCGTGGGGCGCCCAGACCGGGGCCGGTGAGGACATGCATCCGGCCCTGCCCGACCTGCCACATTTTGCGCCCAAGGCTAAGCGGCTGATCTACCTGCACATGAACGGCGCGCCGTCGCAGATTGATCTCTTCGATCATAAACCGCGACTGACCGATCATTTCGATCAGGACCTGCCGGACTCCATCCGCAACGGCCAGCGCATCACCACGATGACCAGTGGCCAAAAGCGGTTTCCGGTGGCCCCGAGCAAATTCAAGTTCGAGCGGTGCGGCCAGTCGGGCATTGAGATGAGCGAGCTGTTGCCGCACATGAAAACCATTGCGGACGACATCACGATGATTCGTTCCGTGCACACCGAGGCGATCAATCACGATCCGGCTTGCACCTTTGCGATGACCGGCAGCGAGGTGCCCGGCAAACCCAGCCTCGGTTCCTGGCTCAGCTATGGGCTCGGCAGTGATTGCCAAAACCTACCGGCGTTCGTGGTGTTTACGCCCACCGTCAAGAATCCCAGTCAGGCGCTCTTCACGCGCATGTGGTCCAGCGGTTTTCTGGCGTCCAAGTACGATGGCGTGAAACTGCGCGGCAGTGGTGATCCGGTGTTGTACGTAAAAAATCCTCCCGGCGTGAATCCCGGCGACCGGCGTACGATGCTGGATGCGCTCGGTCAGTTGAACCAAAAGACCTTCGAACGCTTTGGCGATCCCGAGACGCAAACGCGCATTGCGCAATACGAGATGGCCTTTCGTATGCAGTCAAGCGTGCCGGACCTCACCGATCTTAGCGGCGAGAGTAAGGCCACTTTGGAAATGTACGGCCCGAACGCTACCAAGCCCGGCACCTACGCCCACTCGGCGCTGCTCACGCGGCGATTGATGGAGCGCGGCGTGCGCGTGGTGCAGATTCTCCATCGCGGCTGGGATCAGCACGGCTCGTTGCCCGCGCAGATCAAGAACCAGTGCATGGACACCGATCAACCGACCGCCGCGTTGATGAAGGATCTCAAGCAACGTGGTTTGCTGGATGACACGCTCGTGGTCTTCGGTGGCGAATTCGGTCGCACCGTGTACTGCCAGGGCAAACTCACGCGCGAAAATTACGGGCGCGATCATCATCCGCGTAACTTCTGCATGTGGGTCGCCGGCGCCGGCATTAAGACCGGCATCACCCACGGTGCTACTGATGATTTCAGCTACAACATCACTCGCGATCCCGTACACCTCAACGAGTTGAACGCCACCCTCCTCGATCGGATGGGCATCGATCACTCGCGCTTCACGTATCCGTTCCAAGGACTGGACCAACGCCTGACCGGCGTGGAGGAAGTGCACCCGATCAAGGCGCTGATGGCGTAG